From the Octadecabacter antarcticus 307 genome, one window contains:
- a CDS encoding phosphatidylglycerol lysyltransferase domain-containing protein has protein sequence MSAVVTLSSLAAIAVTAAFVVPLSGLVPRSSGLISSGLAAIIALTLLARLSHRLGWIPAPVRARNLLALLIAAAADTAFAATALWVLWPEPVSFHLLFAAYLVALGAGLLSNAPGGVGAFDLTLLALLPVNDAAAGMAALLAFRVVYYALPAGLALIGLIRPVQAHTPRRFHHNEATLALQSAQILNHPKADLLTLQCGGSGAILGDLPDAMTLLDLRGSDAPRALYKCSAPQAVDARTAGWQVLRCANEAVLDLATWSLDGAKKRQLRRALRTFAASGLRIAETRNMTSLAPIAATWARSNGGERGLSMGRFCPDYLQRQRVFAAFDGAVPVAFVSFHANATWTLDLMRNGTTRGGAQLPNGTMQAHVYEGILAAMCDGAATLSLAAVPTPPPHLPFAKQTLTKSSGLVQFKQAFAPIWQPRYLCAPSIFHLTLAVTTLTFGIHRPPPLPDLNRVQRNDEDYSFAHTALPCEANTSSLGAFCDVPDPASCSAKCPD, from the coding sequence TTGTCTGCTGTCGTCACCTTGTCCTCGCTCGCGGCAATTGCGGTGACCGCCGCCTTTGTCGTGCCCTTGTCTGGGCTCGTTCCACGCTCAAGTGGTCTTATCAGCAGCGGATTGGCCGCCATTATCGCACTGACCCTGCTCGCCAGACTGAGCCACCGTTTGGGATGGATTCCTGCCCCCGTGCGCGCCCGCAATCTGTTAGCTTTGTTGATCGCGGCGGCGGCGGACACCGCCTTTGCAGCCACTGCACTTTGGGTGCTTTGGCCAGAACCAGTATCGTTTCATCTGCTGTTTGCAGCCTACCTCGTGGCACTCGGTGCGGGTCTTTTGTCCAATGCTCCGGGTGGCGTCGGCGCGTTCGATTTGACGCTCCTGGCCCTGCTGCCTGTCAACGATGCCGCCGCAGGGATGGCCGCTCTTTTGGCGTTTCGGGTTGTTTATTACGCCCTACCAGCGGGTTTGGCCCTGATAGGGTTGATCCGTCCCGTGCAGGCCCACACCCCCCGCAGGTTTCACCACAACGAAGCGACATTGGCCCTGCAATCTGCACAAATATTAAATCACCCCAAAGCCGACCTCTTGACGCTGCAATGCGGGGGCTCTGGTGCGATTTTGGGTGATTTGCCCGACGCCATGACACTATTAGATCTACGCGGGTCAGACGCACCGCGCGCTCTTTATAAGTGCTCCGCTCCGCAAGCCGTGGACGCACGGACAGCCGGCTGGCAGGTGCTGCGCTGCGCGAACGAAGCAGTGCTGGACCTTGCCACTTGGTCCTTGGATGGCGCAAAAAAGCGGCAATTGCGCCGCGCTCTGCGAACATTCGCCGCATCAGGTCTGCGCATTGCAGAGACGCGCAACATGACATCGCTCGCCCCGATTGCGGCAACGTGGGCACGCAGCAATGGCGGCGAACGCGGCCTGTCTATGGGGCGATTTTGCCCCGACTATCTGCAGCGCCAGCGCGTCTTTGCCGCCTTTGACGGCGCCGTTCCAGTGGCCTTCGTCAGCTTTCACGCAAACGCGACCTGGACCCTTGATCTGATGCGTAATGGCACGACGCGCGGCGGCGCCCAACTGCCAAACGGTACGATGCAAGCCCATGTTTATGAAGGAATCCTTGCGGCGATGTGCGACGGCGCGGCCACGCTATCACTTGCCGCGGTCCCGACGCCTCCACCGCACCTGCCTTTCGCAAAACAAACCCTTACCAAGTCTTCAGGTCTGGTGCAGTTCAAGCAGGCCTTTGCCCCGATCTGGCAGCCGCGCTATCTGTGCGCACCCAGTATTTTTCATCTGACGTTAGCGGTGACAACGCTGACCTTTGGCATCCACCGGCCACCGCCACTGCCGGACCTCAATCGCGTTCAGCGAAATGATGAAGATTATTCATTTGCACACACGGCACTGCCATGCGAAGCGAATACATCCTCATTAGGAGCGTTCTGCGATGTCCCCGACCCTGCCTCATGTTCAGCCAAATGCCCTGACTGA